In one window of Denticeps clupeoides chromosome 2, fDenClu1.1, whole genome shotgun sequence DNA:
- the rps20 gene encoding small ribosomal subunit protein uS10 has product MAFKDSGKAPVEAEVAIHRIRITLTSRNVKSLEKVCADLIRGAKEKSLKVKGPVRMPTKTLRITTRKTPCGEGSKTWDRFQMRIHKRLIDLHSPSEIVKQITSISIEPGVEVEVTIADA; this is encoded by the exons ATG GCGTTTAAAGACTCCGGCAAGGCTCCCGTGGAGGCTGAGGTGGCCATCCACCGTATCAGGATCACCCTGACCAGCCGCAACGTCAAGTCGCTGGAGAAGG TCTGTGCAGATCTGATCCGTGGTGCCAAGGAGAAGAGCCTGAAGGTGAAGGGTCCCGTGCGTATGCCAACCAAG ACCCTGCGTATTACCACCCGTAAGACTCCTTGTGGAGAGGGTTCCAAGACGTGGGACCGGTTCCAGATGCGCATCCACAAGCGCCTGATCGACCTGCACAGCCCTTCTGAGATCGTCAAGCAGATTACCAGCATCAGCATAGAGCCTGGTGTTGAGGTGGAGGTCACCATTGCCGATGCGTAA
- the LOC114767371 gene encoding kinesin-like protein KIF20A — MTTVIDLTHDGTMLEAMESTCNDLHAGGPRHAALPELSGISSITSGQSESSDCPEQQQLKVYLRVRPFSKEELGTNEDQGCVALESSETVALHAPKGSASMKNSEKGVGQPVHKFSFTQIFGPDIGQADVFDGTIKTQVLEFLQGKNALVFSYGVTNAGKTHTIQGSSKDPGILPRALDVLFRHISGHQYAHMDLKPYLSCDVQRLDVEQLKQEKTSKAALFSMLREESEPQRKSRSRSSSSSSVSSLCFSGVSYDQTEFSSEDLRFQYSVWVAFYEIYNEYVYDLLQPSVTSKAKKRPALRVCEDGSGNSYVKDLRWVNIQNSEEACKVLRAGNKNRSSASTKMNQLSSRSHSIFTVKLLKIDGADVQGMSELSLCDLAGSERCNKTNTFGERLKEAGNINNSLLILGKCIAALRNHSHGVKSSYVPFRESKLTRLFQSVFCGKGRASMIVNINQCASTYDETLQVMKFSAIAKQVVQVIQPRSLEPLTPRLLGRNGKPLLRDGVIDAQAVDDYLSEEELLDEEDEADVSILPQEDLLSVVENLRAKLLAERRKNLVQEIQIRKEMGDAMLQQLMESEEQHSRQIEELKDSYAEKLENTFELYKEALKDHAYQCAVERLEEDYIPIEELNTAQDREQELKSQLKEVEEKLRRSEAGPALTQESSTQTGNDQAAPQDSDAERCKLLYKEKCAVEKLCGEKQELIVSLEGRISELNETLQEAGESYMEKLTQVQTLQNKLVYQERETEHLQCELTEKEAELCSLREELVRLSQSSAEQSRPRRGLLANIKESVTSPRKNALCRSLRKSVRSTPSLKKKPS; from the exons ATGACGACGGTCATCGATTTGACGCACGATGGCACAATGCTGGAGGCCATGGAGTCAACGTGCAACGATTTGCACGCGGGCGGACCTCGCCATGCAGCGCTGCCTGAACTCTCTGGCATCTCCTCCATTACCTCTGGACAG AGCGAGTCGTCAGATTGTCctgaacagcagcagctcaaAGTTTACCTGCGAGTGCGACCGTTCTCCAAGGAGGAACTAGGAACCAATGAAGATCAG GGCTGTGTTGCGTTGGAGAGCTCAGAAACCGTGGCTCTTCATGCACCCAAGGGCTCGGCCTCGATGAAGAACAGTGAGAAGGGTGTCGGCCAGCCCGTGCACAAGTTCAGCTTCACTCAG ATTTTTGGGCCCGACATTGGCCAGGCTGATGTCTTTGATGGTACAATCAAGACCCAGGTCCTGGAGTTCCTCCAAGGGAAAAATGCTCTGGTGTTCAGTTATGGTGTAACCAATGCTGGCAAGACCCACACCATACAGG GTTCTTCAAAGGACCCTGGTATCCTACCCAGGGCTCTAGATGTTCTGTTCAGGCACATTAGTGGGCACCAGTATGCTCACATGGACCTGAAGCCTTACCTCAGCTGCGACGTCCAGAGGCTTGACGTGGAACAGTTGAAACAGGAGAAAACTAGCAAGGCGGCCCTGTTCTCCATGCTCAGAGAG gAGTCTGAGCCCCAGAGGAAGAGCAGGTCGAGAAGCAGCAGCTCTTCCTCTGTCTCCAGCTTATGCTTTTCTGGGGTCTCCTATGACCAGAcag AGTTTTCCAGTGAAGACCTGCGTTTTCAGTACTCTGTGTGGGTGGCGTTTTATGAGATCTACAACGAATACGTCTACGACCTGCTGCAGCCCTCAGTCACCTCGAAGGCAAAGAAACGCCCGGCGCTGAGGGTCTGTGAAGATGGCAGCGGCAACTCCTACGTCAAAG ATCTGCGGTGGGTGAATATCCAGAACTCTGAAGAGGCCTGCAAGGTCCTGCGTGCCGGCAACAAGAACCGCAGCTCGGCCTCCACCAAGATGAACCAGTTGTCCAGCCGAAG CCACAGTATCTTCACGGTCAAGCTCCTCAAGATCGACGGCGCTGATGTTCAGGGGATGTCTGA GCTCTCCCTCTGCGATCTGGCCGGTTCGGAACGATGCAACAAGACCAACACTTTCGGGGAGCGTCTGAAGGAGGCAGGCAACATCAACAACTCGCTGCTCATCCTGGGGAAGTGCATCGCAGCCCTCCGGAACCACAGCCATGG ggtGAAGAGCAGCTACGTCCCGTTTCGGGAGAGCAAGCTGACTCGCCTTTTCCAGTCTGTGTTCTGTGGGAAAGGACGTGCCTCCATGATAGTCAACATCAACCAGTGTGCCTCAACGTACGACGAGACTCTGCAGGTCATGAAGTTCTCGGCCATTGCCAAGCAG GTTGTCCAGGTCATCCAACCCCGTTCGCTGGAACCACTGACCCCCCGTCTCCTCGGGCGAAATGGAAAACCGTTGCTAAGGGACGGTGTGATCGATGCCCAGGCAGTGGATGACTACCTGTCAGAGGAGGAACTTCTGGACGAAGAAGACGAGGCCGACGTGTCCATATTACCTCAGGAG GATCTGTTATCGGTTGTTGAGAACCTGCGGGCAAAGCTGCTGGCCGAGCGTAGGAAGAACCTGGTACAGGAGATCCAGATTCGTAAGGAGATGGGTGATGCCATGCTGCAGCAGCTCATGGAGAGCGAGGAGCAGCACAG TCGTCAGATCGAGGAGCTGAAGGACAGCTATGCCGAGAAGCTGGAGAACACGTTCGAGCTCTACAAAGAGGCGCTGAAGGACCACGCCTACCAGTGCGCCGTGGAGCGCCTGGAGGAAGACTACATCCCCATAGAGGAGCTGAACACTGCGCAGGACCGAGAGCAG GAGCTGAAGAGCCAgctgaaggaggtggaggagaagctgcGGCGGTCCGAGGCGGGTCCTGCGCTGACCCAGGAGAGCTCCACTCAGACGGGAAACGACCAGGCAGCACCTCAGGACTCTG ATGCAGAGCGGTGTAAACTCCTCTACAAGGAGAAGTGTGCTGTGGAAAAGCTCTGCGGTGAGAAGCAGGAG cTCATCGTGTCCCTGGAGGGCCGGATCTCCGAGCTTAATGAGACTCTGCAGGAGGCGGGGGAGAGCTACATGGAGAAACTCACTCAGGTCCAGACCCTGCAGAACAAACTGGTGTACCAG GAGCGAGAGACTGAGCATCTGCAGTGTGAGCTCACAGAGAAGGAGGCGGAGCTGTGCTCCCTGAGGGAGGAGCTGGTTCGACTCTCCCAGAGTTCTGCGGAACAGTCCAGGCCGCGGCGGGGGCTGCTGGCCAACATAAAGGAGTCTGTGACGTCGCCCCGGAAAAACGCACTGTGTCGCAGCCTGAGGAAGTCTGTCCGATCTACGCCTTCGCTGAAGAAAAAACCTAGCTGA